The following are encoded in a window of Deltaproteobacteria bacterium genomic DNA:
- a CDS encoding DUF1304 domain-containing protein — MDWVFKIFILIPGFLHIYFMYMEMFLWEKPRTLKAFGLSASLAQQTKNMAFNQGLYNGFLAAGLIWSLFISDIQWANQVQIFFLSCIFLAGVVGALTVSKKIFYLQSLPAAIPLVWVLIKFQF; from the coding sequence ATGGATTGGGTGTTTAAAATTTTCATTTTGATTCCTGGATTTTTACATATCTACTTTATGTACATGGAAATGTTTCTTTGGGAGAAGCCCAGAACCTTAAAGGCTTTTGGGCTTAGCGCCTCTCTGGCGCAACAAACAAAAAATATGGCTTTTAACCAGGGCCTTTATAACGGGTTTTTAGCTGCTGGTTTGATTTGGTCCTTGTTCATTTCTGATATCCAATGGGCAAACCAAGTTCAGATATTTTTCTTGAGTTGTATCTTTTTAGCTGGAGTTGTCGGAGCCTTAACTGTTTCTAAAAAAATATTTTATCTGCAATCCTTGCCCGCAGCCATTCCTTTGGTTTGGGTTTTAATTAAGTTTCAATTTTAA
- a CDS encoding prepilin-type N-terminal cleavage/methylation domain-containing protein — MKKSNLNQKGFSLVELMVVVAIIGILATIGIPQYQKFMAKARQSEAKTHLNAIYQGEASFFTEFNGYSTNLGAIGADASGTNLRYNAGFDNDMPGCTNPVANSVDGVAATNDMVSVANPPGSPATYFWAFGEPTSAVSGTACNSAAGAQVFTAAAWGNPTNNAAAPNNADNNGDIFTINQARNMNHRAVGM; from the coding sequence ATGAAAAAATCAAACTTAAATCAAAAAGGTTTCTCGCTAGTGGAGCTGATGGTTGTTGTAGCCATTATAGGAATCTTAGCTACAATCGGTATTCCTCAATACCAAAAATTTATGGCAAAAGCTCGTCAATCGGAAGCTAAGACTCACTTAAATGCTATATATCAAGGGGAAGCGTCCTTTTTCACAGAGTTTAATGGATATTCAACAAACTTGGGAGCAATTGGGGCTGATGCTTCGGGAACCAATTTAAGATATAATGCGGGTTTTGATAATGATATGCCTGGTTGCACAAACCCTGTAGCCAATTCGGTTGATGGGGTGGCTGCAACTAATGATATGGTTTCAGTAGCAAATCCCCCTGGGTCTCCTGCGACCTATTTTTGGGCATTTGGAGAGCCAACTTCGGCAGTTAGTGGAACAGCTTGCAATAGTGCTGCTGGTGCTCAAGTATTTACAGCTGCAGCCTGGGGGAATCCTACAAATAATGCGGCAGCCCCCAACAATGCTGATAACAACGGTGATATTTTTACTATTAATCAAGCTAGAAACATGAATCATCGTGCAGTTGGAATGTAA